Proteins from one Bacteroidota bacterium genomic window:
- a CDS encoding CoA-binding protein: MITSEKDIKRLLTESKTIAVVGASPKPWRDSGAIAEYLGTKGYSVFPVNPQYQEVLGMKCYPDLKSVPEKIDIVDIFRNPDDVEPIIDEAIAVGARSVWMQLGVVNEAAAEKAEQAGLNVVMDLCIAVEHRALMR; this comes from the coding sequence ATGATAACTAGCGAAAAAGATATTAAAAGATTATTGACAGAATCAAAAACAATCGCTGTCGTCGGTGCATCTCCAAAACCGTGGCGGGATAGTGGTGCGATTGCGGAGTATTTGGGAACAAAGGGGTATTCGGTATTTCCGGTCAATCCTCAATATCAGGAAGTGCTAGGAATGAAATGTTATCCCGATTTGAAATCAGTTCCGGAGAAGATCGACATTGTCGATATTTTTAGAAATCCTGATGATGTTGAACCGATTATTGATGAAGCAATTGCTGTCGGGGCAAGGTCAGTTTGGATGCAGCTGGGTGTTGTGAACGAAGCTGCTGCCGAAAAGGCTGAACAGGCGGGATTAAACGTTGTCATGGATTTATGCATCGCGGTTGAGCATCGCGCTCTGATGCGATAG
- a CDS encoding BamA/TamA family outer membrane protein: MRSFLLLFPFLFLCEAQEVSIPVFTFPDSTYHVGQVIYIGNEVTKYYIIEQEMSLKPGSLITHEALQFDINRIYSLRLFTKVDIKVIPDSADVATLSVQVVERWFYYPFPVLGIKDRDFSKYYYGLGLAHNNVAGENVQLYGAFALGYDPFVSINYINPQINVENRIFLSLRAYYTELRNRSLVSLSGTPNFDEHRSGGEITVGKRFSLFTLITMKAEFLNLHVSDNRAGRTLSTNGRDEFYSLHAAYFYDTRDLKEYAKYGTLLSLGISKYGLLEKDVDYQRFGIDYRRFIPTWNDIVLAGRVFTSLASGGRIPNYGHTFFGYNERIRGHFNTILEGDQIAGATIETHIPLISPRYFHFGFIPFEQFKDIRFAVNAALFADAGNSWYRDEPLALNRMYSGYGVGIHLLLAYSAVARIEFGIPYGKPFSQGEIILDLGAAL; encoded by the coding sequence ATGCGATCATTCTTACTTTTATTTCCGTTCTTGTTCTTATGTGAAGCGCAGGAAGTCTCCATCCCAGTCTTCACATTTCCCGATTCGACATATCACGTCGGTCAGGTGATCTATATCGGCAATGAGGTGACGAAATATTACATCATTGAACAGGAAATGTCGTTGAAGCCGGGTTCATTGATCACACATGAAGCACTTCAATTTGATATTAATAGAATTTATAGCCTTCGATTATTTACCAAAGTTGATATCAAAGTTATCCCCGATTCCGCTGATGTGGCAACACTCTCCGTGCAAGTTGTAGAACGCTGGTTCTATTATCCTTTCCCCGTGCTTGGAATTAAAGACAGAGATTTTTCAAAATATTATTACGGACTCGGACTGGCGCATAATAATGTGGCGGGAGAGAACGTGCAATTGTACGGCGCGTTTGCATTGGGATACGATCCGTTTGTTTCCATCAATTATATCAACCCGCAGATCAATGTAGAAAACAGAATTTTTTTGTCTCTGCGGGCTTATTACACCGAACTAAGAAACCGTAGTTTGGTTTCACTATCGGGCACCCCGAACTTTGATGAGCATCGGTCGGGGGGAGAAATAACGGTGGGGAAACGATTCTCTCTCTTCACACTTATCACCATGAAAGCGGAATTCCTTAATCTTCATGTATCAGATAATCGTGCCGGAAGAACGTTATCGACAAATGGCAGAGATGAATTTTATTCGCTTCATGCGGCTTATTTTTATGATACGCGTGATCTGAAAGAATATGCAAAATATGGGACACTGTTAAGTCTTGGAATTTCCAAATATGGATTACTGGAAAAGGATGTAGATTATCAACGGTTCGGAATTGATTATCGTCGATTTATCCCGACGTGGAACGATATTGTTCTTGCCGGAAGAGTCTTTACCAGTCTAGCCAGCGGCGGGCGCATTCCGAATTACGGACATACATTTTTTGGCTATAACGAGCGCATTCGCGGACATTTTAATACGATACTGGAAGGGGACCAAATTGCGGGAGCAACAATTGAAACACACATTCCACTGATTTCTCCCCGATATTTTCATTTTGGTTTTATCCCGTTTGAACAATTTAAGGATATTCGTTTTGCGGTGAACGCTGCTCTTTTCGCCGACGCCGGAAATTCATGGTATCGAGATGAGCCGCTCGCGCTCAATAGAATGTATTCCGGCTACGGTGTCGGGATTCATTTATTGCTTGCCTACAGCGCTGTGGCAAGAATTGAATTTGGAATTCCGTATGGAAAACCTTTCTCCCAAGGAGAAATTATTTTAGATTTAGGTGCGGCACTCTAA
- a CDS encoding RsmE family RNA methyltransferase yields the protein MSEYFYVPAEYIIDQHIAIEGEEARHISRVLRKQPGDLIWIVDGAGKAFEVVIRLVAPEMVECEILFEHHHHHEPDIDITLAVAQLKNPSRMDWIIEKATELGVRTIIPLQTMRTIARSPKEDRWNNIALAAMKQSGRCILPKITPPTDFDVAIANSTEFDLKLIPYERTDHVLFIAEALKHRKPPRNAMILIGPEGGFTDEEVMQAEQAAFTQVSLGRRRLRTETAAIVALSWVVGNE from the coding sequence ATGAGCGAATATTTTTACGTCCCAGCAGAATATATTATTGACCAGCATATTGCGATTGAAGGAGAAGAAGCACGGCATATTTCCCGCGTTCTTCGGAAACAACCGGGCGATTTAATCTGGATAGTTGATGGTGCCGGAAAAGCATTTGAAGTAGTTATTCGTCTTGTTGCTCCGGAAATGGTTGAATGTGAAATTTTGTTTGAGCATCATCATCACCATGAACCTGATATTGATATTACACTCGCTGTTGCTCAATTAAAGAATCCTTCCCGAATGGATTGGATTATCGAGAAAGCGACGGAGCTTGGTGTTCGCACAATTATCCCGCTGCAAACGATGCGGACAATCGCTCGATCACCGAAGGAAGATCGTTGGAATAACATTGCACTCGCCGCCATGAAGCAATCGGGGAGATGCATCCTTCCCAAAATTACTCCTCCCACAGATTTTGATGTTGCAATCGCAAATTCTACTGAGTTCGACTTAAAATTGATTCCGTATGAGCGGACAGATCATGTATTGTTTATTGCTGAGGCATTGAAACATCGAAAACCTCCAAGGAATGCAATGATTCTAATTGGTCCCGAAGGTGGATTTACCGATGAAGAAGTAATGCAGGCAGAACAAGCAGCATTTACGCAAGTCTCATTGGGAAGAAGAAGATTACGGACGGAGACCGCCGCGATTGTAGCATTAAGCTGGGTGGTTGGGAATGAATAA